A section of the Pochonia chlamydosporia 170 chromosome 2, whole genome shotgun sequence genome encodes:
- a CDS encoding tyrosine-protein phosphatase non-receptor type 6 (similar to Pyrenophora tritici-repentis Pt-1C-BFP XP_001938548.1): MLSPTIAAEGGRAPSPNYFGLVIEPGNDPRESSGLARENWSPSSSVKSFAAALPKQITLDPNPEFEAFKKAADLNRGKSFSLATSHAMPPTSHPTPIRPRPPRWHTYTSDTGSDASFPKSVSSVKPKLMNKSDADQNSLHDSAYVSSDSKRNSESSFMPTQITGMTPFESPGQLETPLQRPSLPSADPNDSRLSLTLPRADPPSPELADITRATTLPPKLDPGSPSMISGDELKNLIQGNGESNMLLLDIRSSQSFAQSRIEGALNLCIPTTLLKRATFNLKKLQQTFQGNLDSEQFSKWREMEWIIVYDAHASDKRDAVTAQNMIKKFTNEGYAGNTAILRGGFTIFSTSFPELIDRSSNSQSPTGENCSNLNKSALAPVIGGVNLPTMNNDHNPFFSNIRQNMDLADGVGQFDIGRPQDLESPLLPSWLRDASSQSDHGKRVSNKFLNIELDEQSRMRTAYAAFNPKEKPQDCKFQLSGVEKGAKNRYKDILPFEHARVRLQEARDGSCDYVNASHLSASRSNKRYIATQGPLPATYEDFWSVIWEQDIRVIVMLTAESEGGQLKCHPYWKGRDFGPIRLKALSEKKASLDIDKHRSESSSTPSSFPTQEFGRRRANTTTTFQSPSPAPQGPGHSDTPYVTIRKFALSHAAHPFAPMREITHLHFAAWPDFGTPAQPSHLLALVELANLMQRAAMPVETTSIVGSKIPTIDSIPVTWYDEPESDANSRPMLVHCSAGCGRTGAFCTVDSVIDMLKRQRQANLSAGRARDSEGDVKMDILDDSISPMTTKEPASQGFFDRGNGSTNFQAWESCGIDTAWLQDDGIDLIQKTVQDFREQRLSMVQSLRQYVLCYETILEWLSRMQDKTSSSISGRARSGSLQQVRS; encoded by the exons ATGTTGTCCCCTACAATCGCTGCGGAGGGTGGACGGGCACCAAGTCCCAACTACTTTGGACTCGTTATCGAACCTGGCAACGATCCAAGGGAATCATCAGGACTGGCGAGAGAGAACTGGAGCCCAAGCTCTTCAGTAAAGTCCTTTGCGGCCGCCTTACCGAAGCAGATTACTTTGGATCCGAATCCTGAATTCGAAGCATTCAAAAAGGCTGCAGATCTCAACAGAGGCAAGTCATTTTCACTTGCTACGTCCCATGCTatgccaccaacatcacaccCCACACCTATTCGACCTCGGCCACCCAGATGGCACACGTACACAAGCGACACGGGCTCCGATGCCTCCTTTCCCAAGTCTGTCAGTTCCGTCAAGCCAAAGTTGATGAATAAGAGCGACGCCGACCAGAATAGTCTGCACGACTCAGCATACGTCTCCTCAGATTCGAAACGCAACTCGGAATCTTCTTTCATGCCAACCCAGATCACTGGCATGACGCCATTTGAATCACCGGGACAGCTTGAAACACCTCTCCAACGACCTTCTCTGCCCTCAGCAGATCCCAACGATTCTCGGCTGTCATTGACCCTACCCCGTGCGGACCCTCCATCACCGGAATTGGCTGATATAACTCGTGCTACTACTCTGCCGCCAAAACTGGATCCTGGATCACCGTCTATGATATCTGGTGACGAGCTCAAAAATTTGATACAAGGTAACGGAGAGTCCAATATGCTCCTGTTGGATATTCGCTCTTCTCAAAGTTTTGCCCAGTCTCGTATTGAGGGGGCATTGAATCTCTGTATACCAACCACTCTCCTCAAACGTGCCACTTTTAACCTCAAAAAGCTTCAGCAAACATTTCAGGGCAATCTAGATTCCGAACAGTTCTCAAAATGGCGTGAGATGGAGTGGATTATTGTGTATGATGCTCATGCATCCGACAAGCGTGATGCGGTCACGGCACAAAACATGATCAAGAAGTTTACCAACGAGGGTTACGCAGGGAATACCGCAATACTTCGTGGAGGATTTACAATATTCAGCACATCATTTCCCGAGCTTATTGACAGATCGTCAAATTCACAATCGCCGACAGGAGAGAACTGCAGCAATTTGAACAAGAGTGCACTTGCGCCGGTAATTGGTGGTGTCAACCTGCCAACGATGAATAACGACCACAATCCTTTCTTTTCTAATATCAGACAGAATATGGATCTTGCAGATGGCGTGGGTCAGTTCGACATTGGTCGTCCTCAAGACTTGGAATCGCCATTACTACCAAGCTGGCTCAGGGACGCATCATCCCAGAGTGACCATGGCAAAAGGGTTTCCAACAAATTTTTGAATATTGAGCTGGATGAGCAGTCACGAATGAGAACTGCATATGCTGCATTTAATCCCAAAGAAAAGCCCCAGGACTGCAAGTTCCAATTGTCGGGTGTTGAAAAGGGCGCAAAGAATCGCTACAAAGACATTTTGCCATTTGAGCATGCCAGAGTCCGATTGCAGGAGGCCCGTGACGGATCGTGTGACTACGTCAACGCGAGCCACTTGTCCGCCTCAAGGAGCAACAAGCGATATATTGCAACCCAAGGGCCACTGCCTGCGACATACGAG GACTTTTGGTCTGTGATTTGGGAGCAAGACATCCGCGTCATTGTCATGTTGACTGCCGAGAGTGAAGGTGGCCAACTCAAGTGTCACCCATACTGGAAGGGTCGAGATTTTGGACCGATTAGGCTGAAGGCGCTTTCCGAAAAGAAAGCTTCGTTGGACATTGATAAGCACCGGTCTGAATCGAGCTCGACGCCTTCGTCCTTCCCGACACAAGAATTTGGACGAAGACGCGCAAACACAACTACTACCTTTCAGTCACCGAGCCCAGCTCCTCAAGGCCCAGGACATTCAGATACACCATATGTCACGATTAGAAAGTTTGCCTTGTCCCACGCTGCGCACCCCTTTGCGCCGATGCGAGAGATCACCCACCTGCACTTTGCAGCCTGGCCCGACTTTGGAACTCCGGCTCAACcgtctcatcttcttgcccttgttgaACTTGCCAATTTAATGCAACGAGCCGCCATGCCGGTGGAGACGACATCCATCGTCGGCTCCAAGATTCCGACGATTGACTCGATCCCGGTCACTTGGTATGATGAACCGGAATCAGATGCCAACTCTCGGCCGATGCTTGTGCATTGCTCAGCGGGATGTGGAAGAACCGGAGCATTTTGCACGGTAGATAGTGTGATTGACATGCTGAAGCGTCAGCGACAGGCCAATTTGTCGGCAGGGCGTGCTCGGGACAGCGAGGGTGACGTCAAAATGGACATTTTGGACGATTCGATCTCCCCGATGACTACCAAGGAACCAGCTTCGCAGGGGTTCTTTGACAGAGGCAACGGTAGCACTAATTTCCAGGCATGGGAATCATGTGGTATCGACACTGCATGGCTCCAAGACGATGGAATCGACTTGATTCAGAAGACGGTGCAAGATTTCAGAGAACAGCGACTTAGCATGGTCCAGAGTCTGCGACAATATGTACTGTGCTACGAAACCATCCTGGAATGGCTCAGCAGGATGCAGGATAAGACTTCAAGTTCCATCAGTGGCAGGGCGCGAAGTGGCAGTCTTCAGCAAGTTAGAAGTTGA
- a CDS encoding IQ calmodulin-binding motif domain-containing protein (similar to Neosartorya fischeri NRRL 181 XP_001264873.1) encodes MRRPSADLTDPSRTLEESNGPVSDDTMAMDLDLAMPPSDDDVLEQDNRIYTPPPRVAARFYRPSQARRRDSAASSRRNSISSAHSRCSSLQHTASRDDNDQSKYVAQHLRRASFLEDRRARLADRAAHAEKVRLRAALAKAQPRGPTASEERSLAAQQARERNLAEIVANCAEEVRKAKQVAELTKERREQEIAKMRAQIEERMAEAEKRREELRSKNATKRARGQSVMTRKANDASSQDRDDARPALSEDDAAARIQGWWKGCTRKKIIQEFNSLGLSVDGIRDTSFDTVVELLAQEKVLIITARLLAICGLQEGEAGSVDEMAAVRTFLSAFLILGHPNQVLSNKNEHGEDDEPDDVLVSHRLPSTDLANPQLQDLVGKAKDLLVNFENILVRLTASNRYTMPPGLKNTLPEAYAVFYNAFISWKSRDSNALIEVMLMQFVELDAIFQTVKDTTDDAAAALYRQSIQDSQLMLIVRIKKLAGAERGKKLIFKAVSEARKSRKAKKQTGDTKPRVADDGSAGDATATASSLVSTESQTLTPPATPLGRSESKPIVIKTGLNGLLPDNRIVVHELAINKEYQIPSEEYVEQQAVLARPLYMQMRAAMAENDTVANFKYFILMAGNIKEKLQRLLKPGNSMYNLIGEILDPEMAERQFTLGSFSYEKFFTAMGSLLPKLCAPFRDDEVKDLVQNKLSDGDLIDRVEVLNSFIDVMLCDYINYLLRIAAPQLIESAAQYEAKRFTADIVEGGMNLNIAEAAWRSATAKVMNEVQKRDPEGINHPKSQPTAARFYAQLLVDVFTQPTPVKMEQIPEMLQLDHRRINEVSTMIQRIITAGAVLLQCKNILKRDVRSAWKTEATRIMTVLEANHSSLDATVQGTMAALEAGRSMPAVTKSHLRALVTKVLKASQEMSEQSMEPREPVLRLLLTRLRGNILARLAPGSASEKVKAANTAGEKLASLGLSEFVERVRHISDLLDKVGAVDRAAHSPWWDAVATKIQQEDIA; translated from the coding sequence ATGCGTCGCCCATCTGCTGATCTTACCGACCCCTCACGAACCCTCGAAGAATCGAATGGCCCTGTATCCGAcgacaccatggccatggatTTGGACCTTGCTATGCCGCCGTCCGACGACGATGTGCTAGAACAAGACAATAGGATATATACGCCTCCTCCCAGAGTAGCGGCTCGCTTCTACCGACCCTCACAGGCTCGTCGCAGAGACTCTGCCGCCTCGTCACGACGTAATTCTATCTCCTCGGCTCATTCGCGATGCTCTTCTCTTCAGCACACCGCCTCTCGCGACGACAACGACCAAAGTAAATATGTTGCGCAGCACCTCCGACGGGCCTCGTTCCTTGAGGACCGCAGAGCCCGTCTTGCCGATAGGGCCGCCCACGCCGAAAAGGTGCGGCTTCGTGCTGCGCTCGCCAAGGCGCAGCCTCGTGGTCCAACTGCGTCTGAAGAGCGTTCTCTTGCTGCCCAGCAAGCACGGGAGCGCAACTTGGCTGAGATTGTTGCCAATTGCGCAGAGGAGGTTCGGAAGGCTAAACAAGTTGCTGAACTGACCAAGGAGAGAAGGGAACAggagattgccaagatgcGCGCGCAGATTGAGGAGCGCATGGCTGAGGCGGAGAAAAGGCGAGAAGAGCTTCGAAGTAAAAATGCTACGAAGCGGGCTCGTGGTCAGAGTGTCATGACTAGAAAGGCAAATGATGCTTCCTCTCAAGACAGGGACGATGCCAGACCCGCCTTGTCtgaggatgatgctgccgcACGCATTCAAGGGTGGTGGAAGGGCTGCACTCGCAAGAAGATTATTCAAGAGTTTAACAGCCTAGGGCTGTCCGTTGACGGAATTAGAGATACATCTTTCGATACAGTGGTTGAACTACTGGCGCAAGAGAAGGTTTTGATTATTACGGCACGACTTTTGGCAATATGCGGCCTTCAAGAAGGCGAGGCAGGATCGGTGGACGAGATGGCTGCTGTTCGCACATTTTTGAGTGCGTTCCTCATCTTGGGCCACCCTAATCAGGTATTGAGCAACAAGAATGAGCATGGAGAGGATGACGAACCCGACGATGTCTTGGTTTCCCACCGATTGCCCAGCACAGACCTGGCAAACCCCCAATTGCAAGATTTAGTTGGGAAGGCGAAGGATCTTCTTGTCAATTTTGAGAACATTCTGGTGCGGCTCACTGCGTCTAACCGGTACACGATGCCCCCAGGACTGAAAAATACTCTCCCGGAGGCATATGCTGTCTTTTACAACGCCTTTATCTCCTGGAAATCTCGCGATTCCAACGCGCTGATTGAAGTCATGCTGATGCAGTTCGTGGAGCTGGATGCTATTTTCCAGACTGTCAAGGACACAACAGATGACGCGGCGGCTGCTCTTTACCGACAAAGCATCCAAGATTCCCAACTCATGCTAATTGTGCGaatcaagaagctggccgGCGCAGAGAGGGGCAAAAAGTTGATCTTCAAGGCTGTTAGTGAAGCGAGAAAGTCTCGCAAAGCGAAGAAACAGACCGGGGACACGAAGCCCCGAGTTGCCGACGACGGATCTGCCGGTGATGCAACTGCCACCGCTTCAAGCCTTGTGTCGACGGAGTCGCAGACCCTCACGCCCCCCGCGACGCCCTTGGGCAGAAGCGAAAGCAAACCTATCGTGATTAAGACTGGATTAAATGGTCTACTGCCAGACAATCGTATCGTCGTCCACGAACTGGCTATTAATAAGGAGTACCAAATTCCATCTGAAGAGTACGTGGAGCAGCAGGCTGTTCTGGCTCGACCGCTGTACATGCAGATGAgggctgccatggctgagaaTGATACCGTGGCAAATTTCAAGTATTTTATTCTCATGGCTGGAAacatcaaggagaagttgCAACGGCTGTTGAAACCCGGCAACTCAATGTACAATCTCATTGGGGAGATTCTCGATCCCGAGATGGCCGAAAGACAATTCACCTTGGGCAGCTTCTCCTACGAAAAGTTCTTCACCGCTATGGGCTCACTACTTCCCAAGCTGTGCGCGCCTTTCCGGGATGACGAGGTCAAGGATTTGGTACAGAATAAGCTGAGCGACGGTGACTTGATTGATCGGGTTGAGGTGTTGAACAGCTTCATCGACGTGATGCTTTGTGATTATATCAACTACCTGCTGAGAATTGCCGCGCCGCAGCTGATTGAATCTGCCGCCCAATACGAAGCGAAGCGATTTACGGCGGACATTGTGGAGGGAGGCATGAACCTGAACATTGCTGAGGCTGCTTGGAGATCGGCCACCGCCAAGGTGATGAACGAGGTGCAGAAGCGAGATCCAGAGGGCATCAACCACCCCAAGTCACAGCCGACCGCTGCTCGGTTCTATGCTCAGCTGCTGGTCGATGTCTTCACACAACCTACACCAGTGAAAATGGAGCAGATTCCGGAAATGCTGCAGCTTGATCACCGGCGCATCAACGAAGTGTCTACCATGATTCAGCGCATCATTACCGCCGGGGCTGTGCTGCTGCAGTGCAAGAATATCCTCAAGCGTGATGTGCGGTCTGCCTGGAAGACGGAAGCAACTCGGATCATGACGGTCCTGGAAGCCAACCATTCCTCGTTAGACGCGACTGTTCAAGGCACAATGGCCGCCCTCGAAGCAGGTCGTTCCATGCCAGCCGTCACCAAGTCCCACCTCCGCGCTCTGGTAACCAAAGTTCTCAAGGCAAGCCAAGAAATGTCTGAGCAGTCCATGGAGCCTCGAGAACCTGTGCTTCGATTACTGTTGACTCGTCTGCGAGGCAATATCCTCGCAAGACTCGCACCCGGGTCGGCGAgcgaaaaggtcaaggcgGCGAACACGGCGGGCGAGAAACTGGCTAGTTTGGGATTGTCCGAATTTGTCGAGCGGGTGAGACATATTTCTGACTTGTTGGATAAGGTTGGTGCTGTTGATAGAGCAGCACACAGTCCGTGGTGGGATGCGGTTGCCACCAAGATACAGCAGGAGGATATTGCGTGA
- a CDS encoding meiotic chromosome segregation protein (similar to Metarhizium acridum CQMa 102 XP_007809120.1) — protein sequence MSNVQAVTSLEDRKKARDNIPKAPPAYLPTAGSPLAVDKEAYAAMQKAPRVLIEEFTLPIRSGRAWEAPAGSIVKISTPDGPQVGDLNIWNRHNPRERFWASRTKQLHASHVSTFDRLWSVLPYMRPLATIIHDSLDWYGVDPHGGRVHDLLGTRCDPYINTVLAGEQYDFHCHSNLTRAVKRFGLNESDVHDVINIFQVTGLDEQGRYFMNPSPAQAGDNIEFLAEQDLLMALSTCPGGDLSAWGFGADNEKEMIKCCRPLKVQVYQLEDKELLQKYGWKPAEVSKYSGLHGVASPEGEKLG from the exons ATGTCTAACGTTCAAGCTGTTACAAGTCTCGAAGACCGCAAGAAGGCGAGAGATAACATTCCCAAGGCTCCGCCTGCGTATCTTCCCACGGCTGGGTCACCTCTGGCCGTTGACAAAGAGGCCTATGCGGCCATGCAGAAAGCTCCTAGGGTTCTTATTGAAGAATTCACTCTTCCTATTCGGTCAGGTCGAGCATGGGAAGCACCAGCCGGGTCAATTGTGAAAATCAGCACTCCGGATGGGCCACAAGTTG GGGATTTGAACATCTGGAATCGCCATAACCCCCGCGAACGCTTCTGGGCAAGCCGCACCAAGCAGCTTCACGCCTCGCATGTCAGCACCTTCGACCGCCTCTGGTCCGTTCTTCCATACATGCGACCCCTGGCTACCATTATCCACGACAGTCTGGATTGGTACGGTGTCGACCCACACGGTGGAAGAGTGCATGATCTGCTCGGAACGAGATGTGACCCTTACATCAACACTGTTCTCGCCGGAGAGCAATACGACTTCCATTGCCACTCAAACCTGACTCGAGCTGTTAAACGTTTCGGCCTCAACGAGTCTGATGTCCATGACGTGATTAACATTTTCCAAGTCACTGGCCTCGACGAGCAGGGTCGTTACTTTATGAATCCTAGCCCCGCCCAAGCTGGTGACAATATTGAGTTTCTGGCCGAGCAGGATctcttgatggctttga GTACTTGCCCGGGTGGCGACCTCTCGGCTTGGGGATTCGGCGCCGACAACGAAAAGGAAATGATCAAATGCTGCCGCCCGCTAAAGGTACAGGTTTACCAGCTCGAGGACAAGGAGCTCCTTCAAAAGTATGGCTGGAAACCGGCCGAAGTGTCCAAGTATAGCGGGCTGCATGGAGTTGCGTCTCCTGAAGGCGAGAAGTTGGGCTAG